In Xylocopa sonorina isolate GNS202 chromosome 3, iyXylSono1_principal, whole genome shotgun sequence, one genomic interval encodes:
- the LOC143422091 gene encoding uncharacterized protein LOC143422091, producing MMDSLYPNLHERFKSEGLCPICLMEMELAPRYTCTNHHTICYRCKPYYYDCPTCHSPLEMEMAPGHTSHLPPPASHFLPHSLPPRFQGDPTAPSINDFHEHERHMYPPPPTEDQELKTCRYSYLGCWVKVPEYLVDLHESRCQFRPHLEEEYLPTDVAHKADDLVECRYRVVGCKVKTSPWRISIHEGHCIYKDRYDEMNISESMEQASISSDSYRDPEELVECKYRKYGCMVNMPRRRKPLHQAKCNYRKYDQGDDDSSSEGEYDPDEQVPCKWAEHGCQVRPKRSRAETHAAKCNYRMEECAYKYNGCTATFQPPRKYAHERNCEFAH from the exons ATGATGGATAGCCTGTATCCAAATCTGCACGAAAGATTCAAGAGCGAGGGTCTCTGCCCGATTTGCCTGATGGAAATGGAACTAGCGCCAAGATACACTTGCACCAACCACCACACGATCTGTTATCGTTGCAAACCTTATTACTACGATTGCCCGACCTGCCATTCGCCGTTAGAAATGGAAATGGCACCTGGGCACACGTCTCACTTGCCACCGCCAGCAAGTCATTTCTTACCTCATAGCCTTCCGCCAAGATTCCAGGGAGATCCGACCGCGCCATCGATTAACGATTTCCACGAACACGAAAGACATATGTATCCACCTCCGCCAACAGAGGATCAGGAACTAAAGACCTGTAGGTACTCCTATCTCGGATGCTGGGTGAAGGTTCCTGAATATTTGGTGGATCTGCACGAGTCTAG GTGTCAGTTTCGGCCTCACCTCGAAGAGGAATACCTTCCAACAGACGTGGCGCACAAAGCCGACGATCTAGTCGAGTGCAGGTATCGAGTGGTTGGCTGCAAAGTGAAAACGTCACCCTGGAGGATTTCGATCCACGAGGGCCATTGCATCTACAAAGACCGTTACGACGAGATGAACATCAGCGAGTCGATGGAACAGGCGTCGATCTCGAGCGACAGTTACAGGGATCCGGAAGAACTGGTCGAGTGCAAGTACAGAAAATACGGTTGCATGGTGAACATGCCGAGGAGACGGAAGCCGTTGCATCAAGCGAAATGCAACTATCGGAAGTACGACCAGGGCGATGACGATTCTTCGTCTGAGGGCGAGTACGATCCGGACGAGCAGGTCCCGTGCAAATGGGCCGAACATGGCTGCCAAGTGAGGCCAAAACGTAGCCGTGCAGAGACGCACGCGGCGAAATGTAATTACAGAATGGAGGAATGCGCTTACAAGTACAATGGATGCACTGCTACTTTTCAACCCCCTAGGAAATACGCTCACGAAAGGAATTGCGAATTTGCCCACTAA